GCCCAGGAGAGCGTAGATGGTGAGTTCCTGAAATGGAGGCTGACATTCCGGGGCATGGTCGTTCACATCCTGCAGGAATATAGCCAGGTCACCCCAAATCCTCAGGCCAGCCCCTCAGTCTCCTCCAGAGCCTAGGTATCAGGCAACAGGCTCCAAAGGTTTCCATAATGAGGCACCATCCCTCTTCAACCAACTAACGGAGGAAACTTAGGCACAGGGTGGAAAAGCAGAATGCTAGAGGAAGATGTGAACACTTTCCAATTTTTCCCAAGGCCTTGGGGCTCAATTACCTCAACCTCAATGGTAATTGTACAGGAACCAGAGCGGTGGTGAGTGGGGTCCTGGTCTTGGCCATGGTCAATCAGCAGGACATTGAGCCTGTATAATGTCTGCAGCTCATAGTCCAAAGATCCCAGGAGATGAACCTCCCCTAAAAGAGATGCCCACAGCCTCAGCCTGCAGAGTCAACTCTGGTTCCAACCCTCCATCCCAGCCCTGGGGTGGGAGTACCACTGAGACGGTCCACAGAAAAGATGGTAGGCCCGCCAGAGATGTAGTACTCAATGTTGTTGTGTGGGTAATCCTTGTCCATGCCCACCACAGAGCCCAGCAGAGTGTGGGGCCCTGCATCTTCCCGGATCCGGAACTTGTGTGGGACACAGGCTGGGGAGAACTCGTTCACAGGAGTCACCATCACCAGTACTGGCACCTCAGCTGGAGGCCATTTGACAGTCAAGGAGCTGGCATGGGGTGCCCAGCCATTCTCTAGGGCCTAAGGGGGGAGAcatggccctgccctgggggtTTAAGGAGGGAGAGGGTCTGGAAGGAGGACGAACAATAGCCATTCCTCCCTGGGTGGGGAGGTGTCTAGGAGAGGAGACATATGTCCCACCCTAGGGAGACAACTGTGCCCTATTGATTTCTGTGGGAGGAGAGGTGACCCTATCTTAAGGATGGGGAGAGAGGTACAGAACAGCCCTGTCCTGGATGTCCAGGCCTGGGTATGGTTACTCACTGGTCATCAGGGGCTGACCACCATCGAGCACCAAGATGGAGGCTGCATGCTGAAAGCAGGCCCCACGAGCATCACAGTCCAGTGTGGCATTCACCTGGCCAGAGGGGCCACAGAGTGAGGCTGAGTCAAGGTCTGGAAAAGTCTAGAGCCACACTGGGCCACCTCAGGTCAGGGCAACCACACATGGTCAACCCTGAGCCTCTGCTTTCCAGCTCTGTGGGTGCAGATTGGCTCCACCACCATCTCCCTCATGGCAATGGTCTCAGCTCCCACAGACCTTTGCCCCCGACCCCTCCACCTTACAGTCCCCAGCACCCTGCATGTGGGTCACCTCCAGGACCCTGTCTCGAAGGCAGAGGCTAGCTGAGCCAGGAGGGCTGTGGAACTGCAGCTGGTAGTCGAGGATGGAGCCGGGAGAGTCTGGATCAGCACAAGTGAAGGTGTTCAGCACGGTGCCCACCGGCGTGGTCTCGGGGATTTGAGTCCTGGGAGCAGAATGCCGGCGGCAGGGCAAAAGTCAGTCTGGACCAGGAGAACCATGGTTCTCATCCCTATAGCTTACGTAAGGTTCCTGTATACTCACACCAGCATCGCTGGGAGGCAGCGCGGAGGCCAGCGGTTGACCGAGCGCACGTTCACCGTGAGCTCGAGCTCCACGCTGGCCCACGGCCTGAGCCGTTCGTAGGCCTTCACTCGCAGTCTAGTGACCGCCGCGCCCGGGGCCTGCGCTAACTCCAGAGGCGCGGTGGTGCGAATCACACCGTCGGCTGGGCGGGGTAGGGGCGGGGAATGCTGAGTTTAGACCCGCCCCCAGGTCGGTTTGGTCCCCACCCTCACACCTAATCCACCCTCAGCGGGAGGGGGCTGAGTCTGGCCACCCCAGCTGCCTCCTCCAAGGCTCGCCTCTAATTCTAGCCCGGCCCCCAAACGGCACCGCGCCCGTGTCTGCCTGGGTTTCAGCCCAGTTTCTCAGCAGGGCGAGGAGGTAGTGCGGATCACTGTGGACCAGCCTGGGAGGCATCCCGCACCGCTCCCCACTGTGCCCCTCACCACGTCCGATGGAGAAGAGGGGGCAGGGCACCGGGGAGAGGATTTCGTAGCGCACGTCGAAGCCCCGGGCCCGGACCTGAACCACCTTACCCCCGGGGGGCAGGTCCTCCAGGATGGTGATATTCGAGGCTTGCTTGCTGTACCAAAAGGGGGAAACTAGCTATGCCCTCTCCCGCCACCCCTGGCCCTGCCGGCGTGCCCCTCCCCCGGGGCTTCCCTCATACCCGAGCTAGCTGGGGACACCCCAGCAACCCCACCCCTTAACCTCACTCCCAATTCCCTGGGGCTAGGCCATGTCTCCTTCACTGTACTCAGGGTAGGGGAGCCTTACAGGAAAGAGATCAGGCTGGAGGGAACAGGCAAAACTTTCACCTTGAGCATCCCAAGGCAGCTTCGATTTTGTCCAAAAGTCACCAAAATCTGAAGCTGGAAGACCTGCAGTGCACACAGAACAGTAAGGGAACTACAGTGTGTGTATACCTGTATGTCTATGCCCAGTCGTCCCTTCAAATagcaaccgcccccccccccacctggggCCCTCCACAAGgagcccccactcccaccccatgaTCTCTATGCTTACAGGCACTTCTTTAAGTCCCATTCTTGGGgccataaatatttcctttaggaTGCAAACAGCTCAAAGAAGTGTGATATCTGAGTTATTCACAATGAAACATCATTTAGAGTTACTAAGAGCCAGTCACTAAAACATGGAATTTTAAAGAAGGaacttctcagggcacctgggtggctcagtagattaagcattggactcttgattttggctcaggttatgatctcacaactcatgagtttgagccctgcatagggctctgtgctgacagggcagagcctgcttgggattctctctctccctctctctcttctcctttcccacttgcactttttctctcaaaacaaataaacttctttttaaaaaggcatggaaattttaaagaaagagtttctcaggactcctgggtggatcagttggttaggcatctgactcttgatttcagctcaggtcatgatctcacgggttagttcgtgagttcaagccccgcatctggctctgctctgacagtgcagagccttcttgggattctttctcgctccctctccctctgccccgcccctgctcacactctttctcaaaataaataaataaactacaaaagcaaaaaacaaaaacaaaacttttaatgtttaatttttaaaatgtttatttatttttgagagagacagagacagaatgcgagtgggttaggggcagagagagacacacacacagaatccgaagcaggctccaggctctgagctgtcagcacagagcccaacgcggggcccgaactcacaagctcatgacctgagctgaagtcggacgctcaactgactgagccacccaggcaccccgacaaaacttttaatgtttaaaaattttttttcaacgtttatttatttttgggacagagagagatagagcatgaacgggggaggggcagagagagagggagacacagaatcggaaacaggctccaggctctgagccatcagcccaggcggggctcgaactcacggaccgcgagatcgtgacctggctgaagtcagacgcttaaccgactgcgccacccaggcgccccaaaaacttttaatgtttaaaaaaataataacaacgaAGGAATTTCTCTAGCCTTCTCCAGACTGTACTAGCCACTTTACCCAGAACTTTCTCTTCCTGTGTGAATGTTTTGAACATTCTCAATTCTATTAGAGGCATGAGgggctcccttttctttctggaactccaGAACCCATCACAGAACCAGGCAAATGTGGGAGAATAGCCATCATGTGGCAGCATGTACAGGTGGCTATGTCTGAACACGAGGCAGCAAAATCTAGGAGGCCAAGAACAAACAAACCTCCAGGAAGTGGTGGCTCTGTCCATTGTGCGCCCCATCCATGGGTATCCCCAGGTCCCAAGTCATGCTCACCTTTTCAGCCTGGCCTTTGAGGCCCTGGGATGGCACCAGCAGCCAACCTTGACCATTGATGGAGAAAGGTCCAGGAAAGTATGGAGGGTCCTGGGCACTGATGATATTTATCTGACGGGACAGAGATGCTAGaagccccagcctcagcccccagTGCCCCACAGCATCCCTGCCAAAATCCCCCAGCAACCTAGCAAGTACCTGTCCACACCAAACCCTCCCATACCCCGATACAGGGTGGGTCCCCAACCTCCACCCCTGGCCCCGATGCTCAATCTTCTCTGGTTTTAAAccaattattttgctttttaaactgcATTTATTTTGGGGATTACAAAAGTAACACAATTTTCAGGGAGAATTCAGTACACACAGAGAACATGAAAGAACACAAGCCCCTGAGATGTCCTTATAGGAACAGCCATGGTCTTTGGGGATGGGCAGCCAACAGCGGCTCTCTCCAAGAACATACATCACGCAGAGGCTTAGCTGACACTAAAGTGTTCCTCtgctgggcggtgggggggggggggggtggctagaGAGGGGCTGGGACAAGAAGGGGCCCAGTTTGGTCTCCCCATGTGCCTCCCTCATTCTGTTCCCCACTACCTATGTGCTGGGCTCACCTGGGCACGCTGGACTTCCAGGCCTGGCAGCAGCAGAGTGTACAGTCTGGCCCCAGGTGTGACTGTTTCCAGAACCTGAATGATTTCTCCAGCTAGCCAGAGGAGAGGTCAGGGAGGCTCTGTTCAGGCCAtgcctgcccaccccctgcctgcTGCCCCTGGCCTCACCTGGGCTGGCAAATCGGCCAGCACATGCACTATGACCAGGGTCCCGCCGCACATCCACAGAGAGTGGTCCCTCCATCACATGGTTGCCGCATGTGAACCGCAGCTGCAGCTTATAGTGATTCACCGATAGAGCATCCAGCCGGGCCGAGCTGCTTAAGGTCACCTGTGGCAGGTAGGCAGTGCATGTGGGACTGTAGGCTCTCCACCCCCCTATACTGCCTGTGGCTTTGTGAATTTAGGGACTGCCCGTGTTCCCCCATGGCTCCCATCTGTGCCCATGACCCTACCATGCCCACATAGATCCCCTGCCACCTGGTCAGGCTGGGTGGGTTGAAGAAGGTGGTGGGTGGCTGCACATGGACCAACTGCAGGGTGGGCATGTGAGAAGTGCAGTTGAAGGAGAAGGACTGAAGGATCGTGCCGGGTCCCTGGCTCTCAGAGACATTTATGAACCAGGGCAGGCAGTGGAGTTCTGTGAGGAAGAGACAATTCAGACTGGAGGTCCCCCCCACACAAGCATAGTCCTGACCTTCTCCCTCAGGGCCTGGTCACATCTAGGGGCCAAGCAGCCAAAAACTCTTCCTTGTCCCCCATATCCAACAATGGCACAGCTCATTTCACAGACGTGAGCACTTGGTTGAGGAAGCAGCCATGATAAGAAATGAGGGTCAGGGAGTTAGATCTTTGCCCTTTTCCCttgctctcccccagcccctgcactCCATGGTAGCTTATCCAAGAAGGGTCACAATTCCACTCCAGTGTGGAATGGGGGGGTTGGCGTGAGAACTGGGGTTCCCCCACCCACCAGCTCCTCACCAGAGACAGTCAGAGCAAGCAGAAGCGCCAGGATCCTGAGTAGTGCCATAGTGGCCTCAAGACGCAGACAGCAGAGGAGACTCCAGAAGACCAGCCGTGTTTGCCAGGCTCACCCCGTTGTCAGGTGAGTCGCTTAAACACAGCTGGGCAGGCTGCACTCCTGAGCCTCCCAGATTCTAGCTCCGCCCATCCCTGGTGACTTGAGCTCTAGACTCCAGACAGGCATTAAGAGGTCTGGACAACCCCAGGTTTCACTGCTTCTGATGAATCCCCCCGTTCTTACTACAACCCAAAGGAAATGTTAGGGGAAAAGGATCAAACTtcaggtagggaaactgaggttcagggaagTAAGTCTCAGTCATGCAGTCCTTGGAGACAGCACAAGCACAGCACCCAGGAAAACTGGGCTCAGGATTTGCTACCCCACAGAGTCCAAACCCCAGTTGCCCACTTCCCCTCACCATTAAAACATTATCTGTCTACAAAATCTGAGCCCAGCCATCAACAAAATCTCTTAAAAGTTGTCTACAttcaagaagcaaaaagaatCCTTGGTGATATAAATCAAATTAGTGGTTATGTGGGGGGGGGATATCAACTGGAGGGGGCACAAAGTGGCCTCTTGGAGGAGCTGGGGACAGTTTCTACCTTGATCTAGGTGACAGATGCATAAGTGTCTACAgactttaacatttattgagctgggggcgcctgggtggcttagccggttaagtgtccaactcttggttaggctcaggtcatgatctcatggctttgtgggtttgagccgtgcatcaggctctgtgttgccagcatggagcctgcttgggattctctctctctctctctctctctctctctctctctctctctctctgcccctccctccacttgtgctgtctctgtgtctctcaaaataaataaataaataaactttaaaaaacattgattgaggggtgcctgggtgactcagtcagttaagcatctgactccagctcaggtcatgatctcacggtttgtgggtttgagccccacgtcaggctctctggtgacagctcagagcctggagcctgcttcagattctatgtctcattctctctctgcctccccacttatgctctgcctctttctgtctctcgaaaataaataaatgtaaaaaaatctttttaatttattgagctGTACCTTTGAGAGTTGTCCAAttgttatatttatactatatgtcaatttttttttttaaatttttttttcaacgtttatttatttttgggacagagagagacagagcatgaatgggggaggggcagagagagagggagacacagaatcggaaacaggctccaggctctgagccatcagcccagagcctgacgtggggctcgaactcacggaccgcgagatcgtgacctggctgaagtcggacgcttaaccgactgcgccacccaggcgccccattatactatatgtcaatttttaaattttttttattttttaaagttcatttattctgagagagagaaagagagagagagagagaagaggggcagaaagagaagagagagaacatcccaagcaggctccgcactgtcagcccagagcctgatgtggggctcaaactcataaacctgtgagatcatgacctaggccaaaatcaagagtcagacatttaacagactgagccacccagatgccccaaatttatatgtcaattttaaaaaagttgtttacACTTGCTCTTTCCAATTCTTCATCTCTCACTTGCTTCTGCCCACTATCATCATGTTCGTCTCTCCCTTCATGAAACTGCCCTGTTGGAGTCCTCAGAGACCTGCATACTACCAGCTTCAGCAATTCATTCTCCAATCTTATCTCCTTGGTAGCATTTGACACTTGCTCCCTTGGCTCCTAAAGTGCCCACACTCTgtttcctcccacctccccagctgctcctgcTTAGCTCCTTTGCTGGTTCTGCTTTCCTACTACCACCCAGAGGAGTGTTCCAGGACTCAGTCCTGACTGCTGCCCTCCTCTGTCTATACTCACTTCTCCCATCTCCAAGTCACTTTGCCTCCCAGATCTAAGGCTTCAGTGCTGATTTCTCTCCCAAATTCCAGAGTCACCCAGTGGCTGACCTGGCATCTCATATAGGATGTCTAACAGGCATCTCAAGGGTCACATGTCCACAAATAATCATTTGGTTTTCCTCCCCAAACCCGTTCTTCTCCAGTCTTTCCTGGATCAATTCACAGCAATTCCATCCAACCAGTTGTTCAGGCCAGAAATCTAGGAGTCATGCTAGATGCTCCTCTTTCCCTACTCATATTCATACATCAGCAAAACTTGATATTAACTCCAGAACATACCCCAAATTCACCCCCTTCTGTGCCCCAGCCCCACGAAGACCCAGGCCCTCCCTTCTCTTGGTGGATGAGGGCAGGAGCCTCCACTCTGATTACAGAGTGGTTCTCCTAAAGCAGATGGGATTATTTAAACAGGAGCCAGCCCAGGCCATTCCCTGCTCAAAAGTCCCAGTGCTCCCCCATCGCACCACAAACAAATCCCTATATTTCTTTCTAAGGCCGCTAGGAGACTGGTTTTGCTGATCTCCTCATTCCCCCAACTACCACTGTCTAGACACTTGGTCCTTCTTTGTCTTAAGCCCTGTCAAAATCCTCTCTTGTCCGGGCCTTTAACTGGCTGATCCATCTGCCTAGAatacccctcttttttttaagtgtatttttatttattttaatagagatatagagagcaattgggggaggggcaaagagagagggagacagaatcccaagcaggcagtagtacgctgtcagcgcagagccccatggccaaaccgtgagatcatgaccggaatcaaagtcaagagtcagaccctcagccaactgagccacccaggttcccctagaaTACCCCTCTTCTTTATCTCCCATGATGGCTCACTCAGATCACATACAGAATGCTGCCTCCTCTGAGTCCCCTCTCCCAAACAAGCCCGTCTGCCCCCCATTTCCGGTATTTTTCTGTCTACTGATTAGTCTTGTCTCAAGTTAGACTGTATCCTCGAACCTAGCCTTGGATCCTGGAGTGGTCTCCAGGAACGGACTCGGACCATTCTGGGCAGAGAGCGCCGCCCTAAccctcctgctctcactctccgTAGGCTAGTGGTGCGGGCAGAGGGAATGCGGATGTTGCGGCAGGAATCGCGGCTAACCGAGCCCTCCCCACTAGAGGGCGGCCCCGCCTTGCTTGGCCCAGATGCAGACCGAGAGGGTGCGGGCTGGGCTTTGGCTGAAGCCCCTTCTCTGTGCTGCCGCAAGGTCCAGAGCTCCTGGAGTCCTCATTGGGGCCGGACCCTCCCATCACTTCCAGGGTCTGTCGAGGCCGGTTTCAGGACCGAATACAGTAGGTCGCGCCCGGAATGGGCCACAACACTGCTAGATCGACGGCTGGGGGCGCTCTGTCCTCACGTGGGCGTAGCCACCGGATCCGCGAGCTCTTGAGGCCCCCTGCGGGAGGGACTGCAGTTCTACCCCGGGAAAAACGGGGAAGCTGAGGCTACTGCGGGGAAGTGACTTGTCCTAGGTGAAGCAGCGAACCTGGAGTGAGCTGAACCGCCCAGGGTGGTCGGGGAAGTCCCAGGCCAGACCCGCCCGGCTTCGAGACACAACCCAGCCCCTCGCCCCCAGAGCTcgcggggagtggggagtgggcgTCAAGCACATCCACCCGTCAGTGTCCGAGGGGCGGGACCACTTCAGTCCCTCCCCGGCCCCATTGGCTGCGGCACCAGGGGCGGGGCGCGGCTGCCAGATGTtggggcggtggcggcggcgggagCTACGGAGAGCGAGGAGCCGCGGCGCCAGTCAGAGGGCCAGGGTGCCGCTGGCCGGCCCGCTGGGCCCGTTCCGCGCCGGTCCCGCTGGAGTTCGAAGAGGAACTGGCAGGCCTGGCGGGGGCTCCGGCACGGGCATGCATAGCGCTCGGCTTGACAGCTTCCTGAGCCAGCTCCGCTGGGAACTGGTGAGACTTGGGAGCGGGTGTGGCTTGTGAGGACGCGTGTGGGGTGCCCAGCTGCCGTCCGGCCCGAACGACACACGGGTAGGGGGCCGTCCCGAGTGCCCATCCAAGgcgggatgggggcggggaggcgcaGATGGCCCAGATGGCCCGCATCGGGTTTCGGACTGTTGGGGGCTGCCCTGGGCATCAAGTAACAGCCGCCCAGCTGGCCAAGCTGCTGGGGCGGCGGAGGGAGGTGGCGGggagaaatttattttggggcTGAGCAGGGGGCTGCGAGGGACTAAAGAGGTGCTAGAGCTGCTATGGATGCCTTCTACCCCAGGCTGACCTGTACTTCTTCTACCCCCCACCTGGCAAGTGCTCTTTCTCTGAAAGACGCTGTGAGCTTTGGGGAGCTGAATCCCTCAGGAAACAGGGgatgctcccccacccccagccctgaaCAGGACTTACTTCCCGATGCAGGCGGGCCCAcaaccctgcctccctccctggtgGCGGGTACCGACTTGCCCAGCTCTGCGTGCTGCAGCCTGCCGGACTGCCACCAGGTCGGCTGACGCGAGTCACACGAGCTACGTGTGCCAGCGCCCCCATGCCTGCCCTGTGCCCACTAGAGGCCTTGCTGCCCAGGCCTGCAGGCCTATCCAGTCCTCCTGGGCCTTCTGCTTTGGGACTAGTTTGGCTAGGTAGGCAGGGGTGACAAGCACTACCCTTCCAACTTGGGCCCTCTCTTCTTCCACAGCTGTGTGGCCGGGACACTGGCTCACCCCCCATGTCTGGCCCCCTTCCACCATCCCCCAAACCTGGCCCAGGTGTTTGGCTTAGCCATGGACTCAGGGCCTCAGATGCCTTGGAAGAGGACTCAGTCGGCTgtgtggaagaggaagaaggtatGGTGACAGGAGACAAGGGTATTGCCTTGGGGAGCCCAAGGGAGCATGTCCTGGACTGGGACTCTGGCTTCTCTGAGGTGTCGGGCAGCACATGGAGAGAGGATGAGCTGCCTGTACTCCAGCACCCAACACCCCCAGCATGGCCCCCCCATAGACAGCGCCTCTCGGCCAGTGGCATTCCCCTGCCTAGCAGGGCCCCTGTGGCCGGTGCACCACCTGCCCGTCGACCACGGCCCAAGTCTACACCAGACGCTTGCCTGGAGCACTGGCGGGGCTTGG
This sequence is a window from Prionailurus bengalensis isolate Pbe53 chromosome A2, Fcat_Pben_1.1_paternal_pri, whole genome shotgun sequence. Protein-coding genes within it:
- the INKA1 gene encoding PAK4-inhibitor INKA1 isoform X1, with the translated sequence MLGRWRRRELRRARSRGASQRARVPLAGPLGPFRAGPAGVRRGTGRPGGGSGTGMHSARLDSFLSQLRWELLCGRDTGSPPMSGPLPPSPKPGPGVWLSHGLRASDALEEDSVGCVEEEEGMVTGDKGIALGSPREHVLDWDSGFSEVSGSTWREDELPVLQHPTPPAWPPHRQRLSASGIPLPSRAPVAGAPPARRPRPKSTPDACLEHWRGLEAEDWTAALLNRGRSRQPLVLGDNCFADLVHNWMELPEAAGEGDDSGGPRARARPPQFLLGLSEQLRRQLARARRAAMAGKRLSCPPRPEPELPADVSRFAALMSCRSRQPIICNDVSYL
- the INKA1 gene encoding PAK4-inhibitor INKA1 isoform X3, yielding MSGPLPPSPKPGPGVWLSHGLRASDALEEDSVGCVEEEEGMVTGDKGIALGSPREHVLDWDSGFSEVSGSTWREDELPVLQHPTPPAWPPHRQRLSASGIPLPSRAPVAGAPPARRPRPKSTPDACLEHWRGLEAEDWTAALLNRGRSRQPLVLGDNCFADLVHNWMELPEAAGEGDDSGGPRARARPPQFLLGLSEQLRRQLARARRAAMAGKRLSCPPRPEPELPADVSRFAALMSCRSRQPIICNDVSYL
- the INKA1 gene encoding PAK4-inhibitor INKA1 isoform X2: MQTERVRAGLWLKPLLCAAARSRAPGVLIGAGPSHHFQGLSRPVSGPNTLCGRDTGSPPMSGPLPPSPKPGPGVWLSHGLRASDALEEDSVGCVEEEEGMVTGDKGIALGSPREHVLDWDSGFSEVSGSTWREDELPVLQHPTPPAWPPHRQRLSASGIPLPSRAPVAGAPPARRPRPKSTPDACLEHWRGLEAEDWTAALLNRGRSRQPLVLGDNCFADLVHNWMELPEAAGEGDDSGGPRARARPPQFLLGLSEQLRRQLARARRAAMAGKRLSCPPRPEPELPADVSRFAALMSCRSRQPIICNDVSYL
- the CDHR4 gene encoding cadherin-related family member 4 — encoded protein: MALLRILALLLALTVSELHCLPWFINVSESQGPGTILQSFSFNCTSHMPTLQLVHVQPPTTFFNPPSLTRWQGIYVGMVTLSSSARLDALSVNHYKLQLRFTCGNHVMEGPLSVDVRRDPGHSACAGRFASPAGEIIQVLETVTPGARLYTLLLPGLEVQRAQINIISAQDPPYFPGPFSINGQGWLLVPSQGLKGQAEKVFQLQILVTFGQNRSCLGMLKVKVLPVPSSLISFLKQASNITILEDLPPGGKVVQVRARGFDVRYEILSPVPCPLFSIGRADGVIRTTAPLELAQAPGAAVTRLRVKAYERLRPWASVELELTVNVRSVNRWPPRCLPAMLVTQIPETTPVGTVLNTFTCADPDSPGSILDYQLQFHSPPGSASLCLRDRVLEVNATLDCDARGACFQHAASILVLDGGQPLMTTEVPVLVMVTPVNEFSPACVPHKFRIREDAGPHTLLGSVVGMDKDYPHNNIEYYISGGPTIFSVDRLSGEVHLLGSLDYELQTLYRLNVLLIDHGQDQDPTHHRSGSCTITIEVEDVNDHAPECQPPFQELTIYALLGHSVEVTKVSCWVPQEPQRLAFSYSIVGGNSQSRFSLQGATLVYNNILLGPLWPEQFHTYELLIRVADAGPSIPHLSTTATVSVHLIPWSASTVATRTHRSTVPSVMTPLLVTDTEAFWQPEPWFVVVLTVTSALFVLALGWLLLRLFQGLVQMHQTPSKPAQALLLNGIQGTEESIQGFMEAPRMEMSQAPSSVDLSLHFDGRAQDSRTGRDYLFNTLTGARRWL